Proteins from one Mesotoga infera genomic window:
- a CDS encoding LURP-one-related/scramblase family protein — MIYKVRERIFSISDHFTIEDEKGVPHFYVRGRVFSIGNKLSLEDMNGNELCFIEQKLLRLLPEYTLYFAGRAAATVKKTFTLLRPKFTISSIYGNFEIEGDPWSHNFSIVKDGKLAAEVSKRWFSMSDTYGVDVAESEEPAFILALVIVIDQTLHDRKN; from the coding sequence ATGATATACAAGGTCAGAGAGAGGATCTTTTCGATCAGCGATCACTTCACCATTGAAGATGAAAAGGGAGTTCCACATTTCTACGTGAGGGGGAGAGTCTTTTCCATAGGGAACAAGCTCTCGCTTGAAGATATGAACGGCAACGAGCTCTGCTTCATCGAACAGAAACTGCTGAGATTACTGCCCGAGTACACACTGTATTTCGCGGGAAGGGCAGCGGCAACGGTGAAAAAGACTTTCACCCTTTTGAGGCCTAAGTTCACGATAAGCAGTATCTACGGTAACTTCGAGATCGAAGGCGATCCCTGGTCTCACAATTTCAGCATAGTCAAAGACGGGAAACTGGCGGCCGAGGTCTCTAAACGGTGGTTTTCTATGAGCGACACTTACGGTGTCGATGTGGCCGAAAGTGAAGAGCCCGCCTTCATACTGGCCCTGGTGATAGTGATCGATCAGACTCTTCACGACAGGAAGAACTGA